The genomic DNA TTCGGTTTTGCAAATATGGCCTCGCTGATATCATGCCCCACCTTTCTGGCATCGATATCAAAAGCCGCCACGACATCTATGTCGCCTGGTCTGTAACCACAGATGTCGTAGTGCATGAGACCCACGCAATCCTCTGCGCTTCTGTCTTTGTAATACTCAATGCCCTGGATCAGAGAGCTCGCGCAGTTGCCCACCCCTGCTACTGCCAATCTAATCTTTTTCAATACCTATTCCCCTCCTGGAATCCCTGGAAGCTGGAACTCTGAGACCGGTTCACGCTATTTAGGTAGACATATATAACACTATATGGTGTAGCTTGTGAACCTGTCCAAATAAGAGATGAGGCCGGAAATCCGGACCTTCCCGCCTTCTGCATGTCAGAAACCCAATCCTTATTCGGACACGTCCTAGCTTGTATCAGAGATCCTTTTATAGGTTGAGGATCGGCCCCAGAAGATCGTTCAGCGCCCTCTCGAGATTCGCCCTCATGGATTGCATATCAGATGGGCTGTAGGGGAGCTTACGCCCAGGAAACGCCACACCCTCACCCTCCACATGGATTATCAGAGCGGGTTTTCCAACAGCGTGCGCCATCCCCAGGCCGTACATGACATCCGCATCTCTCTCTGTGAGGTCTGCGATGACCAGTCTCGAACTGCATATCACACGCCATGCCTGCCTGAGAGAGAGCTCCGTTCTTGTTATGTTTCTGAGCATGATCGGCTCGACTCTGAGATTTTCGAGTGTTGCCGAGATCACATCGTATACATCCTGTCCTCCCTTCGGAGAGAGGACCGCGCAGCTGTTCTCCAGCACATATGGCGCAGGCCCGAAGGCAGGCCTCAATCTGAGCATGCTCAGCATGCCCATGAATCGGAGAAACTCGGAATCAACATGATCTTCTGCCATCTTTCTGAGGGCATCTGCGCGGTCCGCAGCTGGCGTATCAAGCAGATCCGCAGGGAACTGGAGGAGAAATGGATCCTCGAAGCCGAACTCCCAGCTGGCCTTGGAAAGCGCCTGGTCTGCGGCAAGCTCGAGGTGCTCTGCCGAGATATACATCGATGAGAGGTTGCTCGGCCTGAACTGCGCGATGACGAGAAGCTTGCTGCGGTCCAGAATGACCACAATGCTGCATGGCAGAGACGATCGCGCTATCCCTCGCTGCAGATGTCTTGAATCAGAGATCTCATTGACGAAGCTGACGAACTCATCGAGAAGAGCATCAATCTTCTCCTGCGTCTCGAGCGGCATCGTGCCGCCTTTCGTTCTTATGCCCCTGTGGATCATAACTCCTAGCAGAGCATTTTAGGTATATGAAGCTGCCACACAAATGCCGGAAATGTTGGATACCAGGATGAGTTCTCATGGGAATGTGAGTTCGCAGCTGCAAATCGCAAAACCGGGGTGATCGATATTGGATGTTGAGATCAGGCGCTCAAAACGCAGAAAGAAGACCATCGAGATAAGGTTGAGAGAAGATAAGATAGAGGTCCTGGCCCCGGCGGATATCTCCGATGGAGACCTCAACGCGCACATCGCCAGGTTCAGGAGCAGGATGGAGATGAGGAAATCGAGAGACGACAGCTATCTGGAGCAGAGGGCAATGCGGCTCAACATGAAGTACCTCGGAGGCGTCATCTCCTGGAAAAGCATCTCTTATTCCGATAAAATGGAGAGGAGATATGGGTCCTGCACGCCATCCAATGGCACGATAAGGATAAGCCCCCGGCTCA from Methanothrix thermoacetophila PT includes the following:
- a CDS encoding M48 metallopeptidase family protein is translated as MDVEIRRSKRRKKTIEIRLREDKIEVLAPADISDGDLNAHIARFRSRMEMRKSRDDSYLEQRAMRLNMKYLGGVISWKSISYSDKMERRYGSCTPSNGTIRISPRLRSMPVWVEDYVIVHELAHMIEPNHGPRFWSLVNRYPLAERARGFLMAMDMCRRNTMRK